A region of the Atribacteraceae bacterium genome:
GATACCGACCCTGCAAAAAGGGCTCAAAACCGTTGATCTGGCTGGGGGGAGGGAAACCCTGGCCCGTTATGAACGCTCCGATATCTGTGCGGTGCCCCGGGCTCTGGCGGTGGCTGAAGCGATGCTGGCCTGGGAACTGGCCGTGGCATACCGGGAAAGGCTAGGAGGAGATTCGATGGAAGAAATCCTGCTTCGTCACCATGAATACGGAGAGTATCTCGAACATTTTCTGGAACGTAGCCAGGGAGATCGTCCTGCCGAGAAATGAAACCGTAGGTATTCCCTTTGAAAAGCGTCTTGATTTCTGTA
Encoded here:
- a CDS encoding chorismate synthase, with product IPTLQKGLKTVDLAGGRETLARYERSDICAVPRALAVAEAMLAWELAVAYRERLGGDSMEEILLRHHEYGEYLEHFLERSQGDRPAEK